In Mycobacterium stomatepiae, the following are encoded in one genomic region:
- a CDS encoding flavin reductase family protein: protein MFVVTTQAGGSSAGCLVGFACQASIRPPRFLVGLSPQNHTFRVAADATHLAVHVFDIEHIDVVELFGSQIGDVTNKFDRCRWHRGPADLPILDDAAAWFVGKILDRFSLGDHVGHLLEPLGGDPPTEEEEWVSFDDVRSLDPGHEA from the coding sequence ATGTTCGTCGTGACCACGCAGGCAGGCGGCAGTTCGGCCGGCTGTCTGGTGGGTTTCGCCTGTCAGGCCAGCATCCGGCCGCCTCGTTTCCTGGTCGGCTTGTCCCCGCAGAATCACACCTTCCGCGTGGCCGCCGACGCCACCCATCTAGCCGTACATGTGTTCGATATCGAACACATCGACGTCGTCGAACTGTTCGGCAGCCAAATCGGAGACGTGACCAACAAATTCGACCGATGCCGGTGGCATCGCGGTCCGGCAGATCTCCCCATCCTCGATGACGCGGCCGCCTGGTTCGTGGGCAAGATCCTCGATCGCTTCTCGCTCGGCGATCACGTCGGGCACCTGCTGGAACCGCTGGGTGGTGACCCGCCAACCGAAGAGGAGGAATGGGTGTCCTTTGACGATGTCCGCTCGCTGGATCCGGGCCACGAGGCATGA
- a CDS encoding pyrimidine reductase family protein yields the protein MQDSPRMGTVSDIAELAALYAEPPDGVRVNMIFSADGAAVFGGRAGPLSGEADQQLLKILRGFADVVLVGAATARAENYGPVQLSDAQRAQRQRDGRSKPPPIAVISRSGVLPHRLVSDPGQPPLLVTCADSAARHNRNSDQRCGVLVAGEDTVDVARAVALLRAHGLSRILCEGGPSLLDELVDADVIAEVCVTLAPKLAASQPAGHRHRPSRLPLPAALRLQHALARDDYLFLKYRR from the coding sequence GTGCAGGATTCCCCCCGAATGGGCACCGTCAGCGATATCGCCGAACTCGCGGCGCTGTATGCCGAGCCCCCCGACGGGGTGCGCGTCAACATGATCTTCAGCGCCGACGGCGCCGCCGTGTTCGGCGGTCGGGCGGGGCCGTTGTCGGGTGAAGCCGACCAGCAGCTGCTGAAGATCCTGCGGGGGTTCGCCGACGTGGTGCTCGTCGGCGCTGCCACCGCGCGTGCCGAGAACTACGGCCCCGTGCAGCTCAGCGACGCCCAACGAGCCCAACGGCAGCGCGACGGCAGGAGCAAGCCGCCCCCGATCGCCGTCATCAGCCGGTCCGGCGTGCTGCCGCACCGGCTGGTCAGCGACCCGGGCCAGCCGCCGCTGTTGGTGACCTGCGCGGACTCCGCCGCACGGCACAACCGAAATAGCGATCAACGATGCGGCGTCTTGGTGGCCGGCGAGGACACCGTGGATGTCGCACGGGCGGTCGCGCTGCTACGCGCGCACGGGCTGTCCCGAATCCTCTGTGAGGGCGGACCGAGCCTGCTCGACGAACTCGTGGACGCCGACGTCATTGCGGAGGTCTGCGTCACGCTGGCCCCCAAGCTCGCCGCGAGCCAGCCGGCGGGTCACCGACACCGGCCGTCGCGACTTCCGCTGCCGGCCGCGTTGCGACTCCAGCACGCACTGGCCCGCGACGACTATCTGTTCTTGAAGTATCGCCGCTGA
- a CDS encoding serine/threonine-protein kinase yields MSGAQGSRLGTMFGPYYLKRLLGRGGMGEVYEAEHTVKEWTVALKLMSQAYSQDPVFRKRMEREARITGRLLEPHVVPIHDYGEIDGQLYLEMRLIEGVDLGSLLEQEGALAPPRAVAIILQVAAALDAAHAAGVTHRDVKPQNILITRNDFAYLVDFGIASAKTDEKLTQLGTAVGTWKYMAPERFSSDEVTPRADVYALACVLFECLTGAPPYPADSTGVLITSHMMEPIPLPSTLGFGVDPAFDTVIAGGMAKKPIERYAIAGDLAEAAHHALSRPERDRAATILRRSETSAKQRDTQPESAATPPGTTQAGQSETARQRSRWPILAASGVAVVIAIAGVGIWLTMKPAVQQQQPKPTAGKTPTPTSQGPSSDQARLISLLPPGYLAGTCTPATPESGSIWTNAVAMVSCGQNTQPGGPSKATYGLFPTPDRLKRSFTDDIANVSLVNCPGEGASPVSWHYDQTPNEMAGLIACGTYNGHPNVIWRNSCLATWRATPPPSRTCTPGGTPTADHCTGGTATNPVGFGDTSADTLLRQTDGSTSSSSIPAKVSASTRALIKHGRIR; encoded by the coding sequence ATGAGCGGCGCGCAGGGCTCGCGGTTGGGGACGATGTTCGGTCCCTACTACCTCAAACGGCTGCTGGGCCGCGGCGGCATGGGCGAGGTCTACGAGGCCGAGCACACCGTCAAGGAGTGGACGGTCGCGCTCAAGCTGATGTCGCAGGCGTACAGCCAAGATCCGGTCTTTCGCAAGCGGATGGAGCGCGAGGCCCGCATCACCGGCCGGTTGCTGGAACCCCACGTGGTTCCCATTCACGACTACGGCGAAATCGACGGGCAGCTGTATTTGGAGATGCGCCTGATCGAGGGCGTCGACCTGGGCAGCCTGCTCGAGCAGGAGGGCGCGTTGGCCCCGCCCCGCGCGGTGGCCATCATCCTTCAGGTCGCCGCCGCGCTGGACGCCGCGCACGCCGCCGGGGTCACGCACCGCGACGTCAAGCCGCAGAACATCCTGATCACCCGCAACGACTTCGCCTATCTGGTTGACTTCGGGATCGCCAGCGCGAAAACCGACGAGAAACTCACCCAACTGGGCACCGCAGTGGGGACCTGGAAATACATGGCCCCCGAACGGTTTTCGAGTGACGAGGTGACTCCGCGCGCCGACGTGTACGCGCTGGCCTGTGTGCTGTTCGAATGCCTCACCGGAGCGCCGCCCTATCCCGCCGACAGCACCGGCGTGCTGATCACGTCGCACATGATGGAACCGATCCCGCTGCCCAGCACACTAGGTTTCGGCGTGGACCCGGCATTCGACACCGTGATCGCGGGCGGCATGGCCAAGAAGCCGATCGAGCGTTATGCCATCGCCGGCGATCTGGCCGAGGCCGCGCACCACGCCCTGTCCCGGCCGGAGCGCGACCGTGCCGCAACGATCCTGCGGCGCAGCGAGACCTCGGCAAAACAACGAGACACCCAGCCGGAAAGCGCCGCGACCCCGCCCGGAACCACGCAGGCGGGTCAGTCCGAAACGGCACGCCAGCGCAGCCGCTGGCCGATCCTGGCCGCGTCCGGTGTCGCCGTCGTCATCGCCATTGCCGGAGTTGGCATCTGGCTGACGATGAAACCCGCTGTCCAGCAACAGCAGCCGAAGCCGACTGCCGGGAAAACTCCGACGCCGACGAGCCAAGGCCCCAGCAGTGACCAGGCCCGACTGATCAGCCTGCTACCGCCCGGCTATCTGGCCGGCACCTGCACGCCGGCCACACCCGAATCCGGGAGCATCTGGACCAACGCGGTGGCCATGGTGTCCTGCGGTCAGAACACTCAGCCCGGCGGCCCGAGTAAGGCCACCTACGGCCTGTTCCCGACTCCGGACCGGCTCAAGAGGTCCTTCACCGACGACATCGCGAACGTCAGCCTGGTGAACTGCCCCGGGGAGGGAGCGTCCCCGGTGAGCTGGCACTACGACCAAACCCCCAACGAGATGGCCGGATTGATCGCGTGCGGCACCTACAACGGCCATCCGAACGTGATCTGGAGAAACTCATGCTTAGCGACGTGGCGGGCGACCCCGCCACCGTCGAGGACTTGCACACCTGGTGGGACGCCTACGGCTGATCACTGCACCGGCGGCACCGCGACGAACCCCGTGGGGTTCGGCGACACCAGTGCCGACACCCTTTTGAGGCAGACGGACGGATCGACGTCGTCAAGCTCGATCCCGGCGAAGGTGTCCGCGTCGACCCGCGCGCTGATCAAGCACGGCCGAATCCGTTGA
- a CDS encoding glutamine synthetase III family protein, whose protein sequence is MSFVAGEVPGEVFGSNVFTKAEMQARLPKSVYKSVVATIEKGAKLDPAVADTVAVAMKDWALEKGATHYAHVFYPMTGLTAEKHDSFLEPVSDGQTLAEFAGKTLIQGEPDASSFPSGGLRSTFEARGYTGWDVTSPAYVLENPNGNTLCIPTVFVSMTGEALDYKTPLLRSQQAMGIHAERILRLFGHKDLNKVVSFCGPEQEYFLVDRHFFLARPDLLNAGRTVFGAKPPKGQEFDDHYFGAVPERVLGFMMDTERELFKLGIPAKTRHNEVAPGQFEIAPMFERANIASDHQQLLMTIFKTIAKKHGMECLFHEKPFAGVNGSGKHVNFSMGNSELGSLLVPGDTPHENAQFLVFCAAVIRAVHKFAGLLRVSVASATNDHRLGANEAPPAIISIFLGEQLADVFDQIAKGAATSSKGKGTMIIGVDTLPHLPTDAGDRNRTSPFAFTGNRFEFRAPGSGQTVAVPLIVLNTIMADSLDYMAGVLEQAVADDEDFDQAVQKLLTEVITEHGAVVFNGDGYSENWQVESAERGLPNLKTTLDAIPELIKPDAIELFAKYGVFNERELHSRYEVRLEQYALTIGVEAKLALEIGTTIILPAATRYQTELAQNVATLKKAGVEPSTAALEAVSAPLADLTAALTSLRTALSDHSADSALAEATHAQEALLPAMEAVRTAADTLEGVVADDLWPLPTYQEMLYIL, encoded by the coding sequence ATCAGCTTCGTTGCCGGTGAGGTTCCCGGCGAAGTCTTCGGCTCCAATGTCTTCACCAAGGCCGAGATGCAGGCACGGCTGCCCAAGTCGGTGTACAAGTCCGTGGTGGCGACCATCGAAAAGGGAGCCAAACTGGACCCGGCGGTTGCCGACACGGTCGCGGTCGCGATGAAGGACTGGGCGCTGGAGAAGGGTGCCACCCACTACGCCCACGTCTTCTATCCGATGACCGGTCTGACCGCCGAAAAGCACGACAGCTTCCTGGAACCCGTCTCCGATGGGCAGACGCTCGCCGAGTTCGCCGGCAAGACCCTGATCCAGGGCGAGCCCGACGCGTCGAGTTTCCCGTCCGGCGGATTGCGCAGCACGTTCGAGGCGCGCGGTTACACCGGCTGGGATGTGACGAGTCCGGCTTATGTCCTGGAGAACCCGAACGGCAACACCCTTTGTATCCCAACGGTTTTCGTGTCGATGACCGGGGAGGCGCTGGACTACAAGACGCCGCTGTTGCGCAGTCAGCAGGCGATGGGGATCCACGCCGAGCGAATCCTGAGGCTGTTCGGCCACAAGGACCTGAACAAGGTCGTGTCGTTCTGCGGCCCGGAGCAGGAGTACTTCCTGGTCGATCGGCACTTCTTCCTGGCGCGGCCGGACCTGCTCAACGCCGGTCGCACGGTGTTCGGTGCGAAGCCGCCCAAGGGCCAGGAGTTCGACGACCACTATTTCGGTGCGGTGCCCGAGCGTGTCCTGGGCTTCATGATGGACACCGAGCGCGAGCTGTTCAAACTAGGCATCCCGGCCAAGACCCGGCACAACGAGGTGGCCCCGGGCCAGTTCGAGATCGCTCCGATGTTCGAGCGCGCCAACATCGCCTCCGACCACCAGCAGCTGCTGATGACGATCTTCAAGACGATCGCCAAGAAGCACGGCATGGAATGCCTGTTCCACGAGAAGCCGTTTGCCGGTGTCAACGGATCGGGCAAGCACGTCAACTTCTCGATGGGCAACTCCGAGCTGGGCTCGCTGCTGGTCCCGGGCGACACCCCGCACGAGAACGCTCAATTCCTGGTGTTCTGCGCCGCGGTGATCCGGGCCGTGCACAAGTTCGCCGGGCTGCTTCGGGTGTCGGTCGCGTCGGCCACCAACGACCACCGCCTCGGCGCCAACGAGGCACCGCCGGCGATCATCTCGATCTTCCTGGGCGAACAGCTCGCCGACGTGTTCGACCAGATCGCCAAGGGCGCCGCCACCTCATCAAAGGGCAAGGGCACCATGATTATTGGCGTCGATACCCTGCCCCACCTGCCGACCGATGCCGGTGACCGCAACCGGACCAGCCCGTTCGCCTTCACCGGCAACCGGTTCGAGTTCCGCGCACCCGGCTCCGGCCAGACGGTGGCCGTGCCGCTGATCGTGCTCAACACGATCATGGCGGACTCGCTGGACTACATGGCCGGTGTCCTGGAGCAGGCCGTCGCCGACGACGAGGACTTCGATCAGGCGGTGCAGAAGCTGCTCACCGAGGTCATCACCGAGCACGGGGCGGTGGTCTTCAACGGGGACGGTTACTCGGAGAACTGGCAGGTCGAATCGGCCGAGCGCGGCCTGCCCAACCTGAAGACGACCCTGGACGCGATCCCGGAGCTGATCAAGCCGGACGCGATCGAACTGTTCGCGAAATACGGGGTGTTCAACGAACGCGAGCTGCACAGCCGCTACGAGGTCCGGTTGGAGCAGTACGCGTTGACGATCGGGGTCGAGGCGAAGCTGGCGCTGGAGATCGGGACGACCATCATCCTGCCCGCCGCAACGCGGTACCAGACCGAACTCGCCCAGAACGTCGCCACATTGAAGAAGGCGGGCGTCGAGCCCAGCACGGCGGCGCTGGAAGCGGTTTCGGCCCCGCTGGCCGACCTGACCGCGGCGCTGACGAGTTTGCGGACGGCCCTGTCGGATCACTCGGCGGATTCCGCACTCGCCGAGGCCACCCATGCCCAGGAGGCGCTACTGCCGGCGATGGAAGCGGTGCGTACCGCGGCCGACACGCTGGAAGGCGTTGTCGCCGACGACTTGTGGCCGCTACCCACCTACCAGGAGATGCTCTACATCCTCTGA
- a CDS encoding serine/threonine protein kinase PknE yields the protein MGDTAGSREGSQFGPYLLRRLVGRGGMGGVYEAEDTRRERTVALKLMSQALSSDPVFRTRMQREARTAGRLQEPHVVPIHDFGEIDGQLYVDMRLIDGLDAATILSRYGPLKPPRAVAIVRQIGSALDAAHAAGITHRDVKPENILVSGDDFAYLVDFGIASATSDEKLTQFGTTVGTFKYMAPERFSDTEVTYRADIYALACVLYECLTGSPPFQGDQVSVMSAHLHQSIPRPSATRPGIPAAFDQVIARGMAKDPLDRYPTCGDLSAAAYSALATPDQDRATDILQRSQAELPPAYAGQAPLGFAPTPPSMANQAVGWPASATGIPAPPSGPMPQPTGWPGSPGWSTGDAASMGMPSWNQPTPKRRSNAWLWVGLAAFVVVALVSAVLIVAQPWRSSGPASKPPAAADAVELRVLDDGVLVGSSAAPVTIDVFNEPMCPPCGSFIRSNAGDIETAVNNKKLAVRYHLLAFLDDKSHSKNYSTRAVAATYCVAAQNEPKLYMSFYSGIFASSFQPQEGAPEDRTDGELAQLAKTVGVDGDVINCIKAGDDMATAKAKADAGDTTLAGFNASGTPFVWDGSKSINYQDATWLTKLLG from the coding sequence ATGGGTGACACCGCGGGTTCGCGGGAGGGCTCGCAATTCGGGCCCTATCTGCTGCGACGGCTGGTGGGTCGCGGCGGGATGGGCGGCGTCTACGAGGCCGAGGACACCAGGCGCGAACGCACCGTTGCGCTGAAGCTGATGTCGCAGGCACTGTCCAGCGACCCGGTGTTCCGCACGCGCATGCAGCGCGAGGCCCGCACCGCGGGACGGCTGCAAGAGCCGCACGTGGTGCCGATTCACGACTTCGGCGAGATCGACGGCCAGCTCTACGTGGACATGCGGCTGATCGACGGCCTGGATGCCGCCACCATCTTGAGCCGGTACGGCCCGCTCAAACCGCCACGGGCCGTCGCCATCGTGCGCCAGATCGGCTCCGCGCTCGACGCCGCGCACGCGGCCGGCATCACCCATCGCGACGTCAAACCGGAGAACATTCTGGTCAGCGGCGACGACTTCGCCTATCTCGTCGATTTCGGCATCGCCAGCGCCACCTCCGACGAGAAGCTGACGCAATTCGGCACCACGGTCGGCACCTTCAAATACATGGCCCCGGAACGGTTCAGCGACACCGAAGTCACCTACCGAGCCGACATCTACGCGCTGGCCTGCGTCCTGTACGAGTGCCTGACCGGATCGCCCCCGTTCCAGGGCGATCAGGTGAGCGTGATGAGCGCGCACTTGCACCAGTCGATCCCGCGGCCCAGCGCCACCCGGCCGGGCATTCCGGCCGCCTTCGACCAGGTGATCGCGCGCGGCATGGCCAAAGACCCGCTGGACCGCTATCCCACCTGCGGCGACCTGTCGGCGGCCGCGTATTCCGCCCTTGCCACCCCCGACCAGGATCGGGCGACCGACATTCTGCAGCGCAGCCAGGCCGAGTTACCGCCCGCGTATGCGGGCCAAGCGCCCCTCGGATTCGCGCCCACGCCCCCGTCCATGGCCAACCAGGCCGTGGGTTGGCCCGCGTCGGCAACCGGGATTCCCGCTCCGCCGAGCGGACCGATGCCACAGCCGACGGGATGGCCCGGCAGCCCCGGCTGGAGCACCGGCGATGCCGCCAGCATGGGCATGCCGTCGTGGAACCAACCGACGCCCAAGCGTCGGAGTAATGCGTGGTTATGGGTGGGCCTGGCGGCATTCGTCGTCGTCGCGCTCGTGAGCGCGGTACTCATCGTCGCCCAGCCGTGGCGGTCGTCGGGTCCTGCGTCGAAACCGCCCGCCGCAGCCGACGCGGTCGAGCTTCGCGTCCTCGACGACGGTGTGCTGGTCGGCAGCTCCGCGGCGCCGGTCACCATCGACGTCTTCAACGAACCCATGTGCCCACCCTGTGGGAGCTTCATCCGGTCCAACGCGGGCGACATCGAAACCGCGGTCAACAACAAGAAACTCGCGGTGCGCTATCACCTGCTGGCCTTCCTCGATGACAAGTCGCACAGCAAGAACTACTCGACTCGCGCGGTGGCGGCCACGTACTGCGTCGCCGCCCAGAACGAGCCCAAGCTCTACATGAGCTTCTACTCGGGGATATTCGCCAGCTCCTTCCAACCCCAGGAAGGCGCGCCCGAAGACCGAACCGACGGCGAACTAGCCCAATTGGCCAAAACGGTCGGCGTCGACGGCGACGTGATCAACTGCATCAAAGCGGGCGACGACATGGCGACCGCCAAGGCCAAGGCCGACGCCGGCGACACGACGCTGGCCGGGTTCAATGCCTCAGGCACGCCGTTCGTCTGGGACGGCAGCAAGTCGATCAACTACCAAGACGCGACCTGGCTGACCAAGCTGCTGGGTTAG
- a CDS encoding serine/threonine-protein kinase translates to MSLEVGQVFAGYTIRRVLGAGGMGTVYLAAHPRLPREEALKVLPEELTGDSEYRRRFLREADLAAGLSHPHIVGIHDRGEDDGRFWISMDYVAGTDASHLLRENYPSGMPLAEVVPIVAAVASALDYAHHRGLLHRDVKPANILLTHPDGQAQRAFLADFGIARHINDSSRLTADNTTVGTVAYVSPEQLKGEPIDGRADQYSLACTAFQLLTGQPPYVHANPAVVITHHVNTPPPSLGACRPELAALDPVFATAMAKKPSARYGSCGEFARQLGLRQDPGFAIAGVAPVPGYHEDTQPAIAVTRKGLTRRPGVVIAALIGIAALIVAGVFVLTKFTHAHQRAGSTKSVTAQPGSGTTFPTSAAAAPAGPAPLADFTGTYRADFGPATDLDGNPAMGRVPTTGTYGLHSLCGGAGCLATAARLSGDAPFATSMVFDGIDGRWVAVALSANLCRGVAAEIWEVFTLQPRPDGTLTGVHTRSARNNCQETRTVAFTRTGDVDLRSLPDPAALPARVISPAEGLRGHYQLRRTFANGQPQLLGDSALATDCLRNGDRCMSYFHAKMGDVPLVYGGGSWTWDESSDGKCPNGGPAHLHATGQYPLPQPAQNPIPVLAGHGHWEQSGACAVSMDFDETFTRTGD, encoded by the coding sequence ATGTCGCTTGAGGTCGGCCAGGTGTTCGCCGGATACACGATCCGGCGAGTGCTAGGTGCCGGCGGGATGGGCACGGTGTATCTGGCCGCGCATCCGCGGCTGCCCCGCGAGGAGGCGCTGAAGGTGCTGCCCGAGGAATTGACCGGCGACTCCGAGTATCGGCGGCGGTTCCTGCGCGAGGCGGATTTGGCGGCCGGACTGTCCCACCCGCACATCGTCGGTATCCACGATCGTGGTGAAGACGACGGCCGATTCTGGATCTCGATGGACTATGTGGCCGGCACCGATGCGTCCCACCTGTTGCGCGAGAACTACCCGAGCGGGATGCCGCTCGCCGAAGTGGTGCCTATCGTTGCCGCCGTCGCCTCGGCGCTGGACTACGCGCATCATCGCGGGTTGCTACATCGTGACGTCAAGCCGGCCAACATCCTGTTGACTCATCCCGACGGCCAGGCGCAACGCGCGTTCCTGGCCGATTTCGGGATCGCCCGGCACATCAACGACTCGTCGAGGCTGACCGCGGATAACACGACGGTAGGTACGGTCGCCTACGTCTCGCCCGAGCAGTTGAAGGGTGAGCCGATCGACGGCCGCGCCGACCAGTATTCGTTGGCCTGCACCGCATTTCAGCTGCTGACTGGCCAGCCGCCGTACGTCCACGCCAACCCGGCCGTGGTGATCACTCACCACGTCAACACTCCGCCGCCGTCGCTGGGCGCGTGCCGACCGGAATTAGCCGCTCTGGACCCGGTTTTCGCCACCGCGATGGCAAAAAAGCCCTCGGCGCGCTATGGCAGTTGCGGGGAATTCGCACGGCAACTGGGGCTGCGGCAAGACCCGGGTTTCGCGATTGCGGGCGTCGCGCCGGTTCCCGGCTATCACGAGGACACCCAGCCCGCGATCGCTGTGACCCGCAAAGGGCTGACGCGGCGTCCCGGCGTCGTCATTGCCGCGCTGATTGGTATCGCAGCGCTGATCGTTGCCGGCGTCTTTGTGCTCACCAAGTTCACCCACGCGCACCAGCGGGCTGGGTCCACCAAAAGCGTTACCGCACAGCCGGGTAGCGGTACCACATTCCCGACTTCGGCGGCCGCAGCACCTGCTGGCCCGGCTCCGCTCGCCGACTTCACCGGCACTTATCGGGCTGACTTCGGTCCGGCTACCGATCTCGACGGAAATCCCGCCATGGGTAGGGTGCCGACGACGGGCACCTATGGCCTGCACTCGCTGTGCGGCGGCGCCGGTTGCCTGGCCACGGCCGCGCGATTGAGCGGTGACGCTCCGTTCGCTACGAGCATGGTTTTCGACGGCATCGATGGTCGCTGGGTCGCGGTGGCGCTCTCCGCGAACCTGTGCCGCGGCGTTGCCGCCGAAATCTGGGAGGTGTTCACGCTGCAACCACGGCCCGACGGCACTCTGACCGGCGTGCACACCAGGAGCGCTAGGAACAACTGCCAGGAGACGCGAACGGTGGCATTCACCCGTACCGGAGACGTCGACCTCCGCAGTCTCCCGGACCCGGCCGCACTGCCAGCCAGGGTGATATCACCGGCCGAGGGACTTCGCGGTCACTACCAACTCAGGCGAACGTTTGCGAACGGTCAGCCACAGTTGTTGGGGGACAGCGCTTTAGCCACCGACTGTCTGCGCAACGGCGACCGCTGCATGAGCTATTTCCACGCGAAGATGGGGGACGTGCCGCTGGTATACGGCGGCGGTAGCTGGACCTGGGACGAGAGCTCGGACGGCAAGTGCCCCAACGGCGGCCCGGCGCACCTGCACGCGACTGGGCAGTATCCACTCCCACAGCCTGCCCAGAATCCGATACCGGTGCTCGCCGGACACGGTCACTGGGAGCAGAGCGGGGCCTGCGCGGTCAGTATGGATTTCGACGAAACATTCACGCGCACAGGCGATTGA
- a CDS encoding FAD-dependent oxidoreductase, whose amino-acid sequence MAPRKRVVVAGLGDVGLLTAIRLAKHAEVVGISAKSALVSGQELGVRISRPGDWARDYWIPFDRFRGLDRVRTVQATLTGVDLASRTVFGRGGDGATIAEEFDALVISTGVTNGFWRQPTMQSADEIGAGLHAAHNRLAAADSVIVVGGGAAAVSSAVNMATTWPDKRIDLYFPGDAALAGYHPRTWKRIQGKLAELGVGVHPGHRAVISNGSAGQEITSEPVSWSTGQPPSSAHAVLWAVGRVQPNTDWLPPELLDEHGFVRVSPELEVPGHRGIFAVGDVAASDPLRSSARNRGDSLVAHNIRAEFAGRRLRTYRTPGRRWGSLVGIQADGLEVFLPTGHAFRLPAWSVQRVVMPGLVRWGMYRGVRENIPFR is encoded by the coding sequence ATGGCACCGCGCAAACGCGTCGTGGTGGCGGGGCTGGGCGACGTCGGACTATTGACCGCGATCCGGCTGGCCAAGCACGCCGAGGTCGTCGGAATCTCGGCCAAGTCCGCGTTGGTGAGCGGCCAGGAGCTCGGGGTACGGATCTCCCGCCCCGGCGATTGGGCACGCGACTACTGGATTCCATTCGACCGATTCCGCGGCCTGGATCGGGTCCGCACCGTGCAGGCCACGCTGACGGGAGTGGACCTGGCTTCCCGAACCGTATTCGGCCGCGGCGGCGACGGTGCGACGATCGCCGAGGAGTTCGATGCGCTGGTGATCTCCACCGGTGTGACGAACGGCTTCTGGCGCCAACCGACCATGCAATCGGCCGACGAGATCGGCGCCGGCCTGCACGCCGCGCACAACCGGCTGGCCGCCGCCGACTCGGTGATCGTCGTCGGTGGCGGCGCGGCGGCGGTCAGCAGTGCGGTGAACATGGCAACAACGTGGCCGGACAAGCGGATTGACCTGTACTTCCCCGGTGACGCGGCACTGGCCGGGTATCACCCCCGGACCTGGAAGCGGATTCAGGGCAAGCTCGCCGAACTGGGTGTGGGCGTTCATCCCGGGCACCGCGCGGTGATCTCGAACGGCTCCGCCGGCCAGGAGATCACCAGCGAACCCGTCAGCTGGAGCACCGGGCAGCCGCCATCCAGCGCACACGCCGTGCTCTGGGCGGTCGGGCGGGTACAACCCAACACCGACTGGTTGCCGCCCGAGCTGCTCGACGAACACGGCTTCGTTCGGGTGTCGCCGGAGTTGGAGGTACCCGGCCATCGTGGGATCTTCGCGGTCGGAGACGTGGCCGCGAGTGATCCGCTGCGCAGTTCGGCGCGCAACCGTGGGGATTCCCTGGTCGCCCACAACATCCGCGCCGAATTCGCCGGTCGACGGTTACGGACCTATCGAACGCCGGGCCGACGATGGGGTTCATTGGTTGGGATCCAGGCCGACGGGCTAGAGGTTTTCCTGCCGACCGGACACGCGTTCCGGCTGCCCGCCTGGTCGGTGCAGCGGGTGGTGATGCCGGGGCTGGTCCGCTGGGGCATGTACCGCGGAGTGCGGGAAAACATTCCCTTTCGGTAG
- a CDS encoding SRPBCC family protein, giving the protein MTERIEIQRTIAAPASDIFRLLCDPQGHVAIDSTGMLQDADGNPVAAAGESFVVHMDREALNDYPQLGKYDVTVEITEFDRDRLISWTVLGQLRPQIGHIYGFQLEPTDDAASTVVTSFYDWSKIDPKWREAAIFPVISEGALRATLGILDRTVRRGYSQG; this is encoded by the coding sequence ATGACCGAACGCATCGAGATTCAGCGCACCATCGCGGCACCCGCGTCCGATATCTTCCGGCTGCTGTGCGACCCGCAGGGCCATGTTGCGATCGACTCGACGGGAATGCTGCAAGACGCCGACGGCAATCCCGTCGCAGCGGCGGGCGAGAGTTTCGTCGTGCACATGGACCGCGAGGCCCTCAACGACTACCCGCAACTCGGCAAGTACGACGTCACCGTCGAGATCACGGAGTTCGACCGAGATCGCCTGATCTCGTGGACGGTTCTCGGCCAGCTCCGACCCCAGATCGGCCACATCTACGGCTTTCAGCTCGAGCCGACCGACGACGCCGCAAGCACCGTGGTCACCTCGTTCTACGACTGGTCGAAGATCGACCCGAAGTGGCGCGAAGCCGCGATTTTCCCGGTGATCTCCGAGGGCGCGCTGCGGGCCACGCTCGGCATTCTGGACCGCACCGTGCGCCGGGGATACTCGCAGGGTTGA